The Desulfurella sp. DNA segment ATCGATACTGCAGGGTAGAATTTCCTTGAAACCATATTCCGTTGTTACTTCTTTCCAAAGGAGCCAGCTCGGAATATTCTCAAGCTCCTCAGGGATGTAATCACAATTAAACATGGTTTGCCCACCCTTCTCTAGTAGAAAAATTTATATTGTTCAAATTATAATGATTATTGAATTGGTTGATTGTGTTTTCCATTTTTTCATCCCTTTTTTGTTTCTAATATAAAAAGCCAAGTACGTGCCTTGGCTAAAAATTCCTCCTCAGTCATATCATCTGGTTCCATCAACAAAACAGATGACAATGCTGAATTTGGGAATTTTTCAATGAACGTTAATTTAAATCGCTTTAAATTAATGCTCATTTTTTACCACCCTTAAGGAACCGTCGCTGAGAATTTCGCATTTCAAAAAATCACCAACTTTTACTTTATTTGCATTAGCCCAATCTTTCGGTAGACGCAACGTCAGACTTCCTCCTGTTTTGGATACCTTCCGGGTTATTTCGGCTATGATAGTTTTTTCCATATGTATCACCTCGTTTTAAATAATTAGAACTATTTTAAGAAAACTTTTTTAACATGCATGTTATCTGCATGTTAAAATGAAATAAAAAATGGAGGTAAAATTTAAAATGAATAGTAATGAGCAGAAAAAAGTTAACTTGCAAAGAGTATCCTTACAAGAGGTGAAAAATAGAATCTTAAGTTATTTAGAACAAAACAAATTCGGTTCGTTTAAAAATTTCAAGGAAATAGAATTAGATGATGGTTCATATTTAGATGATAGTCAGGTTTCTAGAGCAATAAAAGAACTGATAGATGAAAAGAAGATAGTAGAAGTTCCAAGGAAAAGATGGAAAGATTACGGAATAAAAAAAGGAGATTGCAGGATTGCATATATATTGGTGAAAAATAACTTCAGCATGATAGAATGGGATATAATGATGGAATCTATATTTGAAGAAGGTAAATTAACTCAAAATAAAGATAAGATTGAAAGAGTTCTGGAAGAGATATTGGGTAAAAGAAGAGAAAGATATCTCAAGTATAGAAATTTTGATGATTTTACTAAATTAATAGAATTATATAATAATATTGGGAATTTTTATCAGGATATAGACAGAATAACCGCTTGGCAATATAATATATTAGACTTCATTCTTAATGCTATCGAATCTGGCTTTTATGTATTATCGGGAAATGAGAAAGATTATTTAGATCTTAAAATATTAAACATATTTGATAAGGAGAAGGATAAGATAATTAATTCAAACAAAAGTTTCTTTACTAAAATTATCATATCTAAAGATATAGAAACTGTTGATTTGCCTATTGAGATTAGAATACCTATAATTGCATTTAAAATTCATGTGTTATTAAATCCTGAAGGAAGTTTGAAAAAAATCATTGATCTTTATAATAAATATGTTGAAGAGCTTAATAATCAATGGAAAAGTGAAACATTGGATAAAAATCTTCTGAATATAAGAATAAATAATATTAGAATAATAGCTTACTTAATTAATATTTACAAAAACACAGCTAAGGAGTATTTTCTTATGGATACAATTGAGAGTTTTTCAACAACATTATTGGAAAATATATTGAATACACCTTTAAGGGATTATGCTGCCAATTTAAGAGAAATTCGAGATATATTATTAGACTAGAAAGTTAGACTAGAAAGGCAATTTCATGATTGCCTTACCGTTGGGCAGTGATGCAACGAACTCATAGCCCTGCTCAATGAACTTCTCAACATCACTTATTGAGACCACTTTTTGCTTGTTCCCATTGTTAGTCATTGCCCCCACTACCTTGTCCCTCAATATCTTCTGGAAATCCTCGTCTGATATGTGCTCGAGGTCAATCCTTTCTATCTCATCATCCTTGTAGCCTACTGCAAGCAATAGCTGTTTCATGAAGAATATCTTAGCGTCATTCACTCCCGGTTCCCTTACCACCGTTTCAATGAACTTTGTGCATTTTTTATAGGATTCCCTCATTTCCTCAATCATATCAGGTGGTAATCTCTTGTTTGTTGAATACCTTGCCTCAATATCACCCTTGTGACCCATTATGAACATTCTCCATGGATGAGATATCAAGCCCTTTGATTCTGCAATGTCTAATGCAGTGGCAAAATACCCCCTTAAAACGTATGGCCTCATGTTTAGATCAGCATTTCTTATTGCTTCTCTGATATCCCTGGTTATTAACTGTGTCCTTAACATAATGTGTGATTTAACACCTTTTCCCTCAAAGATCAATAAAGGTGTGTCATAGGTAAATTTCTCACCCTTGTTTTTTCTTTCTATTAAATATTCTTTGATATAGGTAATACCTTCTTCCGGTATAAAAGAGAAATATTGGTGTTTTGCTTTGCTTAAAGAGGATCTCACAATTAATATTGTTGGAGATTTCTCAAATTCTAATGTATCTAAATTAAGTTCCTTGAGATCACCAAGCCTAATTCCATCAGTTCCATCGTAATTTTCAAGAGATTCTGGCCTCAATCCTGAAAATGCCATTAATGCTATTGCTACCCTCCCCCTTGACGATGCTTTTCTTATTATCCTTGAAAGTTCTTCTTTGCTTGGTACTCTTTCATTTGCTATCTTTGGCATTTCATATTCACCTTTTATCTTAACATCAAATTTAATTTCAATATCATTGAATTTTAGCCATGATTTCAATGTTTTTTAAATCTTACAATATACGATCCTGCTTTACCTTGTTTTTCAAGTGATCTCACAAAATCCATAAAATTTTCTTTAAATTTTCTTGAATTCTCTTTTACATCATTAACAATTTTACCAGGATCTGTATTGTTCAATTCACATAATAAACCTAAAGTTCTTAAATAAACATCAGCTGTAATCTTTGACCCTGCACTAACATTTTCATACCATCTTCTTACAGAATTATTTTAAACAATATTCTGTATTTAGGTTCAAATGTCATGATAAATAATAACACTTGCTTTTATTTAAAGTATTCGCTTATGAATTTTAATGGGCCCGACCGGATTCGAACCGGTGACCTCCACCGTGTCAAGGTGACGTCATAACCAACTAGACCACGGGCCCTATTTTGCTTAAATGGCAATTCTATTTATTTATTTTTCCATAAAATTTTTTATTTTTTCATTAATTTCTATTTTCATATTTTCAGGCATTAAAAGATCTATCTGCTTTAATATTCCGTTCTCTTCTTTATATACGTGCTGAAGTAATAGTTCTGCAATGTCCTCTAAATAATTGTGGTAATCTTTTAAAGTTTCATATTTATTTAATAAATTTTTTACAGCTTTATGTTCGGCTAATACCATTTTTAGAGGTTCTGCATAGGGTAGATATTTTTCTAAAATAGGTTTAAATGGAGGATATAATATCTCTTCTTCAATTTTAAAATGTGTTTCAAATAAAAATTTAATGTGGTCAATAAAATCTTCTTTTATTACATTACCATTGAGAAATTCTTCAGTAATTTTTACAGTTTTAATATGTTGATCTCTAATTATTTGCGTTGCCATTGATCCTTTAAAATCTAGATTATCCAATAGGCCCATATATGTTGATAACAATTAATAATATATTAAGATAATCATCATGTGTCCATAAATAATTTTCTATTATTTATTCTTAAAATATGACTTTACATGGGTTTTGAATTGAATTTCATGAAAGATTGTTAAATAATATTTTTTCTGAATTTTAATTATAGATGCATATTTATTATTTTTTTATTACAAATAAAATTTAATAATATTTCTGGATTTTTTGATAATAATATTTTATAGAAAAACAACTAATTAGAATAAATTAATTTTAAATACAATTTTCCTTCTATTTTACATACAACCAAAATATTTAAAGTAGTATAAATACTTACAAATCAATACAAAATAAATATCTTGACATTGTGCTTTAAATTCAATAAAACATCACTATGAAAAAAGTAATTATCGCGCTTGTAGTATTGAGTTTGGTTGTTGCAAGCTGTGGTAGAAAAACGGACATAGTGCCGCCAAGCTCTATTGCAAAAATAGGAGTTATAAAGTGAGAGATTGCATTGTTATAGGTAGTGGCGTAGCAGGACTTAGAGCTGCAATTGAGCTGAAAAAACTTGGCGTTGATGTGGCAATATTTACAAAAGATAAAGCCAGTGAATCAAATACAAACTATGCTCAAGGTGGCATAGCAGTTTGCTTATCAAAAAACGATAATTTTGATTTACACATTAAAGACACACTTATTGCTGGAGCTGGTTTATGCAATAGAAAAAGCGTTGAAATTCTGGTTAAAGAAGGACCAGATAAAGTAAAAGAGCTAATAGATTGGGGTTGTCAATTTGATAAAAACAATAACGGCGAGTTGAATTTTACAAAAGAAGCTGCCCATAGTGTAAACAGGATACTGCACGCAAATGGTGATGCAACAGGTACAGAAATAGAAAGAACGCTTCTTAATAAAGTCCAAAAAGAAAGCATTGAAATTAATGAGCATTATCGTTTGATAGATTTACTTGTTGAAAACAAAAGAGTTATTGGTGCAAAATTTCACAATCTAAAAGAAAACACACTTAACTACATATATGCAAAATCTGTAGTTTTAGCAACAGGTGGTTACGCTGCAATTTACAATCATACCACAAATCCTTCATTAACGACAGGTGATGGTATAGCAAGCGCATTTTTAGCCGGGTGCACTGTGGAAGATATGGAGTTTGTCCAGTTTCATCCAACAGCGCTAAACTACAAAAAAGCTCCATCTTTTTTATTATCCGAATCGATGCGTGGCGAAGGTGCAATATTAATAAATGATAAAGGTGAGCGTTTCATGGAAAAATACAGCAAACAGCTAGAGTTAGCCCCAAGAGATATTGTAGCAAGAAGCATATTTTCTGAGATGCAAAATAACCTAAAAGATCATGTATATCTGGATATATCACACCTTGATAGCGAGTTTGTAAAAAAACGATTTCCTACAATTTATCATGAATGCCTAAAATATGGTCTTGATATAACAAAAGAACCTATTCCTGTATCGCCAGCTGCTCATTATACTATGGGTGGGGTGAAAACAGATGTCGATTGTAAAACAAATATAAGTGGCCTATTTGCATGTGGTGAGTGTGCCTGCAATGGTGTACATGGAGCAAATCGCCTGGCAAGCAACTCCATGCTTGAAGGTTTAGTTTATGGCACCAGGGCAGCTTTGTCAGCCAAAGCTTATTTGAAAGACAATAAGGACTCTAAGCCAAAAAGCGATGAATCCATAAAGTTACAAGAATCGGCAAAAAATTTTCAAACAAAAATACAAAATTTAAAAGATAGAATTTTTAAAGAACTTGGAATTGTAAGAAGACTCTCAAGCGTAACAGATTTATTTGAATGCAGTCTATCAAGTTTTCAAACGATCAAAGATAGCAGCAGTGTAGATATAGATTATAGAAATCTTCTTGTTATTGCCATACTTATATCACGCAGTTGTCTTGAGAGAAAAAACTCAGTTGGAGCTCACTACTGCATTGATACACCATGGCCTCCAACAGATAAATCTCATGTAAGTTTAAATATAAAAGATTTAGAAAAATGGATTTAGAGGAAATTATCGGGTATAAATTTAAAAATAAAGCATTGCTGGATAAAGCTCTAACACATAGATCCTATGCAAAAAACCCATTTTACTCAAATGAACTGTTGGAATTTCTAGGTGATGCTGTGCTTGAACTAATAGTTAGCGAATATTTAATCAATAACTTTCAAAACTTAAGAGAAGGTGAATTATCAAAAATAAGAGCTGCCACAGTAAATTCAGATGTTTTGTCAGAGATTGCAAAAAATTTGAAGTTGTATGAATACTGCAAATTAGGCAAAAGTGAAAGACAAAAACAAGTAGCACTAAATAAAAAAATATTGGAAGATTTATTTGAAGCCTTAATTGGTGCTATTTATTTAGATTCTGGTCTAGAAAATACTAAAAATTTCGTTTTGGCACTCCTTAAGCCAAAAATTGAAAAATTTAGCGAGTATAAACTCTTTGACCCTAAAACCGTTTTACAAGAATTAACACAAAAAAAATTTGCAATGTTACCAGAATACGTTTTAATAAAAGAAGAAGGCGAGCAACACAATAAAACTTTTTATAGTCAGGTTATAATTAATAATAAAAGCTATGGAATAGGTATAGGTAAAAGCAAAAAAGAAGCAGAAAAAAACGCAGCGCTAGAAACAATGGAGATGTTGGAAAATGTTTAAATCAGGTTATGTTGCCTTAATTGGCAAACCAAATGTTGGCAAATCAACTTTTTTAAATCTAATGATTGGTGAAAAATTATCAATTGTAACAAACAAACCTCAAACAACAAGAACACCTATAAAAGGTATTTTGACTACGGATAGCTATCAGATAATTTTTGTTGATACACCAGGCATACATGAAAGCCAAAAAAAACTCAATCAAATAATGCTTTCTAGTATTAAATCCACTATTGAAGATGTAGACATCTGTCTTATTATTGCTGATAGTCCAGGCAACGATTATCTAAAAAACTTTGAGGATTTGCTTTCAAAAAAAAATACCATACTGTTAATAAACAAAGCTGATAAACTAACAAAAGAGCAGATAGATTCAATAAAAGCCGAATTTCTTATCATTAATCCAAAAAAAATAATTGTAACAAGTTTACTAAGAGATAACCCAAAAGATGAAATATTAAATGCCATATTAGAAGAACTAAAAGAAGGCCCACAATATTATGCTGAAGATGAAATTTCTACACACAATGTTAGATTTATTGTATCTGAGCTGATTAGGGAAACTCTAATAGAAAACTTATCAGAAGAATTACCCTATTATGTAGCAGTAGTAATAGATGAATTTAAAGAACGCAGCGAAAACCTTACATATATAAAAGCAATAATATATACAGAAAAAGACTCGCAAAAAGCTATAGTTATAGGTCAAAATGGTTCAATGCTGAAAAAAATTGGCTCAAGTGCAAGAAAAAAGATAGAAGATTTTCTTGGTACAAAAGTATATTTGGATTTATGGGTAAAGGTCAAAAAAGGTTGGACTAAAAATGAAAAACTCATAAAAGAATTTTTAAGCGAATAAGGAGTAATCGTGAAAATTTTTGGAACAGATGGCATAAGAGGTAAAGCAAATATCTTCCCGCTTGTTGGAGATTTAGCCTACAGACTAGGAAAAGCTTTGGTATACGCTCTTGATTCTCAAAAAAATAAAAAAAAGAAAATTATAATAGGAAAAGATACAAGAATTTCTGGCTACATGCTTGAGTCTGCCATTACTTCTGGTATTGTTTCGATGGGAGCAGATGCATATTTGGTGGGACCTATGCCTACACCTGCTATTGCTTTTTTAGTTAAAAGCATGAGAGCTGATGCAGGTGTAGTTATTTCTGCTTCTCATAATCCCTTCGATGATAACGGTATCAAAATTTTTTCGCATGAAGGTATAAAAATATCTGTTGAATTGGAAGAACTAATTGAATCATATACATTATCTAATGCTTTAGATAATATTAAATTTTTGGGTGCAAATATTGGAAAAGTATTCAGGATAAGGGATACGCTTGGCAGATACATTGTTTTTGCAAAAAATGTATTTCCATATAATCTTGAGCTGGATGGGTTAAGACTTGTTATTGATTGTGCAAATGGGGCAACATACAAAGTAGCACCCATGATATTTGAAGAACTTGGTGCAGAAGTCATTGTAACAAATAACGAACCAAATGGTATCAATATTAATGAAAAATGTGGTTCAACCTACCCTAACAATATTATAGAAAAAACCACACTGTTTAGGGCAGATGTTGGAATTGCTTTTGACGGTGACGGAGATAGAGTTGTAATGGTTGATGAAACTGGCAAACTTATTGACGGAGATGCAATACTGTCAATTCTGGCAATTGATTTAAAAAACAAAGGGAAATTAAAAAATAATACCGTGGTCGGCACAATTATGAGTAATTTTGGGCTTGAACATACGCTAAAACAAAACGGTATCAATTTAGAAAGGGTTGATGTAGGAGATAAATATATTATACAAAGAATGCTTGAAAAAGATTATAACTTAGGCGGAGAACCTTCAGGACATGTGGTATTATCTGACTTTAATACTACTGGTGATGGTATAATTACTGCATTGGCTGTTTTATCAATTATAGTAGAAAAAAAAGTTAAACTTTCCTCATTGCTTGCTAACTTTACAAAAGTTCCAGAAAAAACAAAAAATGTCCATGTAAGCAAAAGGGTAAATCTAGAAGAAATTGACGATATTCAAAAAGCAATAGAGCATGTAAAAAATAGCTTAAATGGTGAAGGCAGACTTATTGTGCGCTACTCCGGGACAGAACCGGTAGTTAGAGTCACAATTGAATCAAAAGACATAAATATAATAAACGAAGGAATTGAATTAATTTCAAAAACGATAGAAAAGCATCTATCATGAAGACAATAATTTTGCATGATTTCGATCAGGAAGAACTTATAAAATTTGTAAGATTATATAAGCAGCTCGAAAAAGACTCACTCTTACCAGAAGCTATAATTGCTTCAACAACTGAAAGCTCACTAAACCAGGTGTTAAAAAAATTACTTTTAGATCTTGAAAAAGAACATCTAGAATTTACTTAAAATATGAGTATTATAGGCTCTTTTGTAAGTGGTTTTATACTAGGCGCTGGTGCTTGCGTACCAATTGGACCAATAAATATACTTATTATTAATGAAGCACTTGTATCTTATAGAAACGCTTTTTTAATTGGACTTGGTGCAATGTGTGCGGATATTACGTACTTAACGCTTATTTTTTTCGGTATTTTTGTTAAAATAAACGAACAATCAATTGTTTTTGATATTATTAGTTTATTAGGCGGCTTATTTTTGATATATTTAGCTTACAAAATCTTCAGATCACGTGTAATTGATAGTACAAAACTCAAAACACAAATTTATTTTGCAAGTCCTTTTAAATCTTACTCAAAAGGCTATATTTTAACAATTCTAAATCCCTATACAATATTATTTTGGACAAGTATGTTAGCTTATATTGGTCAAAATCATCTGCAATTTAGCTTTACACTCATAGGTTTAATTTG contains these protein-coding regions:
- a CDS encoding hemerythrin domain-containing protein, producing the protein MGLLDNLDFKGSMATQIIRDQHIKTVKITEEFLNGNVIKEDFIDHIKFLFETHFKIEEEILYPPFKPILEKYLPYAEPLKMVLAEHKAVKNLLNKYETLKDYHNYLEDIAELLLQHVYKEENGILKQIDLLMPENMKIEINEKIKNFMEK
- the nadB gene encoding L-aspartate oxidase — translated: MRDCIVIGSGVAGLRAAIELKKLGVDVAIFTKDKASESNTNYAQGGIAVCLSKNDNFDLHIKDTLIAGAGLCNRKSVEILVKEGPDKVKELIDWGCQFDKNNNGELNFTKEAAHSVNRILHANGDATGTEIERTLLNKVQKESIEINEHYRLIDLLVENKRVIGAKFHNLKENTLNYIYAKSVVLATGGYAAIYNHTTNPSLTTGDGIASAFLAGCTVEDMEFVQFHPTALNYKKAPSFLLSESMRGEGAILINDKGERFMEKYSKQLELAPRDIVARSIFSEMQNNLKDHVYLDISHLDSEFVKKRFPTIYHECLKYGLDITKEPIPVSPAAHYTMGGVKTDVDCKTNISGLFACGECACNGVHGANRLASNSMLEGLVYGTRAALSAKAYLKDNKDSKPKSDESIKLQESAKNFQTKIQNLKDRIFKELGIVRRLSSVTDLFECSLSSFQTIKDSSSVDIDYRNLLVIAILISRSCLERKNSVGAHYCIDTPWPPTDKSHVSLNIKDLEKWI
- the rnc gene encoding ribonuclease III gives rise to the protein MDLEEIIGYKFKNKALLDKALTHRSYAKNPFYSNELLEFLGDAVLELIVSEYLINNFQNLREGELSKIRAATVNSDVLSEIAKNLKLYEYCKLGKSERQKQVALNKKILEDLFEALIGAIYLDSGLENTKNFVLALLKPKIEKFSEYKLFDPKTVLQELTQKKFAMLPEYVLIKEEGEQHNKTFYSQVIINNKSYGIGIGKSKKEAEKNAALETMEMLENV
- the era gene encoding GTPase Era; this encodes MFKSGYVALIGKPNVGKSTFLNLMIGEKLSIVTNKPQTTRTPIKGILTTDSYQIIFVDTPGIHESQKKLNQIMLSSIKSTIEDVDICLIIADSPGNDYLKNFEDLLSKKNTILLINKADKLTKEQIDSIKAEFLIINPKKIIVTSLLRDNPKDEILNAILEELKEGPQYYAEDEISTHNVRFIVSELIRETLIENLSEELPYYVAVVIDEFKERSENLTYIKAIIYTEKDSQKAIVIGQNGSMLKKIGSSARKKIEDFLGTKVYLDLWVKVKKGWTKNEKLIKEFLSE
- the glmM gene encoding phosphoglucosamine mutase, which produces MKIFGTDGIRGKANIFPLVGDLAYRLGKALVYALDSQKNKKKKIIIGKDTRISGYMLESAITSGIVSMGADAYLVGPMPTPAIAFLVKSMRADAGVVISASHNPFDDNGIKIFSHEGIKISVELEELIESYTLSNALDNIKFLGANIGKVFRIRDTLGRYIVFAKNVFPYNLELDGLRLVIDCANGATYKVAPMIFEELGAEVIVTNNEPNGININEKCGSTYPNNIIEKTTLFRADVGIAFDGDGDRVVMVDETGKLIDGDAILSILAIDLKNKGKLKNNTVVGTIMSNFGLEHTLKQNGINLERVDVGDKYIIQRMLEKDYNLGGEPSGHVVLSDFNTTGDGIITALAVLSIIVEKKVKLSSLLANFTKVPEKTKNVHVSKRVNLEEIDDIQKAIEHVKNSLNGEGRLIVRYSGTEPVVRVTIESKDINIINEGIELISKTIEKHLS
- a CDS encoding DUF3783 domain-containing protein; the protein is MKTIILHDFDQEELIKFVRLYKQLEKDSLLPEAIIASTTESSLNQVLKKLLLDLEKEHLEFT
- a CDS encoding LysE family translocator; its protein translation is MSIIGSFVSGFILGAGACVPIGPINILIINEALVSYRNAFLIGLGAMCADITYLTLIFFGIFVKINEQSIVFDIISLLGGLFLIYLAYKIFRSRVIDSTKLKTQIYFASPFKSYSKGYILTILNPYTILFWTSMLAYIGQNHLQFSFTLIGLICAIMLWISLMPFFVYKTKSFFSQKVSVYVNILSALIISGFGISILLKLILHY